The following are encoded together in the Salvia hispanica cultivar TCC Black 2014 chromosome 6, UniMelb_Shisp_WGS_1.0, whole genome shotgun sequence genome:
- the LOC125191989 gene encoding lectin CPL-like: protein MAKLVQTLIPILPSIAIILAVANTACSQTTSFTYDFSGHHPKHDLTIQGNAHFPSETTHLRLTNPEPSQVGRALHSTPIQFWQTNGQIDFKTIINFIITPKEDKLPADGLAFFIAPAGSTIPADSSGANLGIFNSSGTDPSVFAVEFDPHVNDPWDPNFRHVGIDIGSRISSNATEVGGSITGQRVRARINYAGATKKITVHVTAGEKTFDVSYEKDLSSFLPEKVQVGISASTGEETATHDVASWYFSATMVNRKSSITI from the coding sequence ATGGCCAAACTTGTGCAAACCCTAATCCCAATCCTCCCCTCCATCGCAATAATCCTGGCTGTCGCGAACACCGCGTGCTCACAAACGACATCCTTCACCTATGATTTCTCGGGCCATCACCCGAAACATGACCTAACCATCCAAGGCAACGCCCACTTCCCATCCGAAACGACCCACCTCCGCCTCACAAACCCCGAGCCATCCCAAGTCGGCCGAGCCTTACACTCAACCCCAATCCAATTCTGGCAAACCAACGGCCAGATCGACTTCAAAACCATCATAAACTTCATCATCACTCCCAAAGAGGACAAACTACCAGCCGACGGCCTCGCCTTCTTCATCGCCCCTGCCGGCTCCACCATCCCCGCCGACTCCAGCGGCGCCAACCTGGGAATTTTCAACTCCTCCGGCACCGACCCTTCCGTCTTCGCCGTGGAATTCGACCCCCACGTCAACGATCCATGGGATCCTAATTTTCGCCACGTCGGCATCGACATCGGATCGAGGATTTCGAGCAATGCGACGGAGGTGGGCGGCTCCATCACCGGGCAGCGGGTCAGGGCCCGGATCAACTACGCGGGGGCCACGAAGAAGATCACTGTACATGTCACCGCAGGGGAGAAGACGTTCGACGTCAGCTATGAGAAAGACTTGAGCAGCTTTCTTCCGGAGAAGGTTCAAGTTGGGATCTCCGCCTCCACCGGAGAAGAGACCGCCACCCACGACGTCGCATCGTGGTATTTCAGCGCCACAATGGTGAATCGCAAATCAAGCATTACCATATAA